A stretch of the Myripristis murdjan chromosome 24, fMyrMur1.1, whole genome shotgun sequence genome encodes the following:
- the LOC115356610 gene encoding interphotoreceptor matrix proteoglycan 2-like gives MATILMDGSGLSQDDRTSVHRAGGLTERFDEGENVSHDAVAFTVTTSQPSGEPLLSVGIYKPLSAKNISTAVNILPIERINLLASWEQDSPCNRQIPPEVPTTTTTILTTATAAITTTIRATTIQRVPEIEGTEVQSAAPTAAPVFVTSASILLSRTSASPTPGLDDIQPAEKDSELPNLVPESPVEQVLEFSIDLVDPGYRELLDDPDSPQYIDLAHHLQDQMQHVFDKLPGFKAIHVLGISETQDTDGPGGVTVHYSLLFEISSPDSSEAATQAPESLADPGLRELVTKALREEATLPIDLDSLNFEPEADLLPVLPSASSTTEGESESLEVESSEPESHNELEVSTDELEADKPQQAGPLNPMEKENALVTLLDPTAVPDGETTPIPEETGEADSSEQPKDSEDITHEAEVIDVSQPSDEEEDEVPIIIHEIETIHHEETGELVRDYIPTTPVILQLEPDAPNIRFSPNLISEEDLVPVDNSENPSLDVVQPTSTTQLLFSTVSAGEETSDLGLPVTTLSAITGQPPTEPIVGLQEDDKLNVLPDEEETNLDVPEHYDPSEVPEAEDEVVSDLESEVEIKEPEVDSVVDAEEGIAEVLEPIDEATEVFGLEEEKEEGSESEVVEVLEATDEVTEVLEPEEEKVEVSESEEKVVEVLESEKEVAEDLEPIDEVTEVLEPEEEKAEGSESEVVEVLEATDEITEVLEPEEEKAEDSDSEIVEVLEATDEVTEVLEPEEKVEVSESEEEVVEVSEPEKEVVEDLEPVDEVTEVLEPEEEKAEGSDSEIVEVLESTDEVTEVLEPEEEKVEVSESEEEVTKVSEPEEEVVDDLEPMDEITEVLEVDGEEAEGSEVVEVLEATDEVTEVLEPEEEKVEVSESEEEVVEVLEPEKEVVEDLEPIDEVIEVLEPMEEKAEGSESEVVEVLEATDEVTEILEPEEEKVEVSESEEEVTEVSEPEKGVVVDLEPIDEVIEVLEPDGEEAEGSEVVEVLEATVEMTEVLEPEEEKVQVSESEEEVTEVLAPEKGVVEVLEATDEVTEVLEPEEEKVEVSQPDKEVYDGLEPTDEVTDVSEPEEEKVEVSEPNEKVMEGPEEEEEEELVESLAPVQVPDVPASEPESESETGVDEVLKPGEEVTEDFQPEEEVGKPEVEAGDVPELEEGVVEVSAPVQEPKEESDPNRDVVEVSEPEEKVVEAAESEEGVVEVLNTEEEVKKYVALKPEDEADEVLQPEDEVAESQEDEAGISEPEGVVIEEEEVEASGPSGSVVDESVVIEPEPQPQPQPEVEEHVIKVTEPEHREVEIGESEEAVAVLKPGEGVAEVSEPSQETKPGTESGKEEDVVQNLQPEEEVFDVIKEEEVAAGLVPEEGAMDVSESKPQPEPDEEVFKVFPPEHEEVIDDSNPEKESEPEEDLPDAAEPESEEGLVDVPQPEIEEEALSAPESEQEGTAALEPQSDEDSVEILEPEPEADIIEPPAESIKFLDFGEETIQVDTEFLQPMGPDSHLLSEDNLPVAPADVQISEENTGESDLEYPIIDDFYDEEDVDSTDRQVESDTGSISDEDTQSETDRSDLQPEITSAITVVTAIEQQDTSEGTEVKEDLPEETQESDSSPEEDISVTAEPMSDFIPTPPASFDVSEVPSPSPTVDSGLFEVAEQSVIPSSPESSENEGIEPEAEAEAEIEQTEPAVVIIDEDLEAVEQAGESPTSPPVPNEDIIDGTVQDLAAELEQSAVVTTETIDLLDEGSGYPLADEVDTFGDATAPPPLRYLTTPAMTTASQGRELVVFFSLRVTNMKFSDDLFNKTSSEYKGLENTFMNVLLPFLQSNLTGFKNLEILNFRKGSVVVNSKLKFSKSVPYNITEAVHCVLEKFCSAAAKNLHIEIDTHSLDVEPADQADACKFSACDEFSRCAVNRRTNEAKCVCKPGYVSVAGSPCRSVCVVQPDYCNGGKCEIVPGHGAVCRYKDSYSLPGLAS, from the exons ATGGCGACCATCCTGATGGACG GTAGTGGTCTCTCCCAGGACGACCGCACCTCCGTCCACAGGGCTGGAGGGCTCACTGAACGGTTTGATGAAGGTGAAAATGTAAGTCATGATGCTGTGGCCTTCACAGTCACCACATCTCAACCCAGTGGAGAACCG CTACTTAGTGTCGGGATTTACAAACCCTTGTCGGCCAAGAACATTTCAACGGCAGTGAACATCTTGCCCATTGAAAGGATCAACCTTCTGGCCTCTTGGGAACAGGACAGTCCCTGTAACCGCCAAATCCCCCC AGAAgtgccaacaacaacaacgacgatattaacaacagcaacagcagcaataacaacaacaataagagcAACAACAATACAGAGGGTCCCTGAGATCGAAG gtaCTGAGGTGCAGTCTGCCGCCCCGACAGCAGCACCGGTGTTTGTCACGAGCGCTAGCATCCTCCTCAGCCGTACGAGTGCCTCTCCAACTCCCGGCCTGGATGACATCCAGCCCGCTGAGAAG GACTCCGAGCTTCCAAACCTGGTGCCCGAGAGTCCAGTGGAGCAGGTCCTGGAGTTCAGTATCGACCTGGTGGATCCGGGCTACAGAGAGCTGCTGGACGACCCAGACTCCCCGCAGTACATCGACCTGGCTCACCACCTACAGGACCAG ATGCAGCATGTTTTTGATAAACTTCCAGGATTTAAAGCCATCCACGTCCTGGGAATCAG CGAGACCCAGGACACTGACGG ACCCGGAGGTGTCACAGTGCACTACTCTCTCCTCTTTGAGATCAGTTCACCTGACAGTTCAGAGGCTGCAACCCAGGCACCAGAGTCCTTGGCTGACCCCGGACTCAGAGAATTGGTGACCAAGGCGTTGCGTGAAGAGGCCACTCTGCCTATTGATCTGGATTCACTTAATTTTGAACCAG aggcagaTCTCCTACCAGTTTTGCCATCAGCCTCCTCGactacagagggagagagtgaaagtCTTGAGGTAGAG TCCAGTGAGCCAGAATCACACAATGAGTTGGAAGTTTCTACTGATGAGCTGGAGGCCGATAAACCTCAGCAGGCAGGTCCCCTCAACCCCATGGAGAAGGAAAACGCCCTAGTGACCCTACTGGATCCTACAGCTGTTCCAGATGGAGAGACAACGCCCATCCCTGAGGAAACTGGGGAGGCAGACAGTAGTGAACAGCCAAAAGACTCAGAGGATATTACCCATGAGGCAGAGGTAATTGATGTGAGTCAGCCTTCAGATGAAGAAGAGGACGAAGTGCCAATCATTATACATGAGATTGAGACTATTCATCATGAGGAAACAGGTGAACTTGTGAGAGACTACATCCCAACCACTCCTGTGATCCTTCAGCTAGAACCAGATGCCCCAAATATCAGGTTCTCCCCTAACCTGATATCAGAGGAGGACCTGGTTCCTGTTGACAACAGTGAAAATCCTAGTTTGGATGTCGTCCAGCCTACCTCCACAACACAGCTTCTCTTCTCTACAGTTTCTGCTGGAGAGGAGACATCTGATTTAGGACTGCCTGTCACAACACTATCAGCCATCACAGGCCAACCACCTACTGAACCAATTGTGGGCCTTCAAGAAGATGACAAACTTAATGTTCTTCCAGATGAGGAGGAAACTAACTTGGATGTTCCTGAACATTATGACCCGAGTGAGGTTCCAGAAGCAGAGGATGAGGTTGTTTCAGACTTAGAAAGTGAAGTTGAGATTAAAGAACCAGAGGTAGATTCTGTAGTAGATGCTGAGGAAGGCATAGCTGAGGTTCTGGAGCCAATAGATGAGGCAACTGAGGTATTTGGActagaggaagagaaagaagaaggtTCAGAATCAGAAGTAGTTGAG GTTTTAGAGGCAACAGATGAGGTGACTGAGGTTTTGGAACCAGAAGAAGAGAAAGTGGAAGTTTCAGAATCAGAGGAAAAGGTAGTTGAGGTTTTAGAATCTGAAAAAGAAGTAGCTGAGGATTTAGAGCCAATAGATGAGGTGACTGAGGTTTTGGaaccagaggaagagaaagcagAAGGTTCAGAATCAGAAGTAGTTGAGGTTTTAGAGGCAACAGATGAGATAACTGAGGTCTTAGaaccagaggaagagaaagcagaagattcagattcagaaatagTTGAGGTTTTAGAGGCAACAGATGAGGTGACTGAGGTTTTGGAACCAGAAGAGAAAGTGGAAGTTTCAGAATCAGAGGAAGAGGTAGTTGAGGTTTCAGAACCTGAAAAAGAAGTAGTTGAGGATTTAGAGCCAGTAGATGAGGTGACTGAGGTTTTGGaaccagaggaagagaaagcagAAGGTTCAGATTCAGAAATAGTTGAGGTTTTAGAGTCAACAGATGAGGTGACTGAGGTTTTGGaaccagaggaagagaaagtaGAAGTTTCAGAATCAGAGGAAGAAGTAACCAAGGTTTCAGAACCCGAAGAAGAAGTAGTTGATGATTTAGAGCCAATGGATGAGATAACTGAGGTTTTAGAAGTagatggagaggaagcagagggtTCAGAAGTAGTTGAAGTTTTAGAGGCAACAGATGAGGTGACTGAGGTTTTGGAACCCGAAGAAGAGAAAGTGGAAGTTTCAGAATCAGAGGAAGAGGTAGTTGAGGTTTTAGAACCTGAAAAAGAAGTAGTTGAGGATTTAGAGCCAATAGATGAGGTGATTGAGGTTTTAGAACCAATGGAAGAGAAAGCAGAAGGTTCAGAATCAGAAGTAGTTGAGGTTTTAGAGGCAACAGATGAGGTGACTGAGATTTTGGAACCAGAAGAAGAGAAAGTGGAAGTTTCAGAGTCAGAGGAAGAAGTAACTGAGGTTTCAGAACCTGAAAAAGGAGTAGTTGTGGATTTAGAGCCAATAGATGAGGTGATTGAGGTTTTAGAACCagatggagaggaagcagagggtTCAGAAGTAGTTGAAGTTTTAGAGGCAACAGTTGAGATGACTGAGGTTTTGGAACCAGAAGAAGAGAAAGTGCAAGTTTCAGAGTCAGAGGAAGAAGTAACTGAGGTTTTAGCACCTGAAAAAGGAGTAGTTGAGGTTTTAGAGGCAACAGATGAGGTGACTGAGGTTTTAGaaccagaggaagagaaagtaGAAGTTTCACAACCTGACAAAGAAGTATATGACGGTTTAGAGCCAACAGATGAGGTAACTGATGTTTCAGAACCAGAGGAAGAAAAGGTGGAGGTTTCAGAACCAAACGAAAAGGTTATGGAAGGtccagaagaagaggaagaagaagagcttGTTGAATCTCTAGCACCAGTTCAAGTTCCGGATGTCCCAGCTTCAGaacctgaatcagaatcagagacagGCGTAGATGAAGTTTTAAAGCCAGGCGAAGAGGTAACTGAAGATTTTCAACCAGAGGAAGAAGTTGGAAAGCCAGAGGTAGAGGCAGGAGATGTTCCAGAACTAGAGGAAGGTGTGGTTGAGGTTTCAGCACCAGTTCAAGAACCAAAGGAAGAGTCAGACCCAAACAGAGATGTAGTTGAAGTTTCAGAACCAGAGGAGAAGGTGGTTGAAGCTGCAGAATCAGAGGAAGGAGTGGTTGAAGTTCtgaatacagaagaagaagtaaaGAAATATGTTGCTCTGAAACCAGAGGACGAAGCAGATGAGGTTCTGCAACCAGAGGATGAGGTTGCAGAATCACAGGAGGACGAAGCAGGCATTTCAGAACCAGAGGGAGTAGTaattgaggaggaggaagttgaAGCTTCAGGGCCAAGTGGAAGTGTGGTTGATGAAAGTGTCGTAATAGAGCcagaaccacaaccacaaccacaaccagaaGTGGAGGAGCATGTAATTAAAGTCACAGAACCAGAACATAGGGAAGTTGAGATTGGAGAGTCAGAGGAGGCAGTAGCAGTTTTAAAACCAGGTGAAGGTGTTGCTGAAGTTTCAGAACCGTCTCAAGAAACAAAACCAGGTACAGAGtcaggaaaggaggaggacgTAGTTCAGAACCTGCAACCAGAGGAGGAAgtatttgatgttataaaagaagaagaggtgGCTGCAGGTCTAGTACCAGAGGAAGGGGCAATGGATGTTTCGGAGTCAAAACCTCAACCAGAACCTGATGAAGAGGTTTTTAAAGTTTTCCCGCCCGAACATGAGGAGGTCATTGATGATTCAAATCCAGAGAAAGAGTCAGAACCAGAGGAAGATCTACCTGACGCGGCAGAGCCAGAATCAGAGGAGGGACTAGTTGATGTTCCACAACCAGAAATAGAAGAGGAAGCACTTAGTGCTCCAGAATCCGAACAGGAGGGAACTGCTGCTCTCGAACCACAATCAGATGAAGACTCAGTTGAGATCTTAGAACCAGAGCCAGAAGCAGATATTATTGAACCACCAGCTGAATCAATTAAATTCCTTGATTTTGGAGAGGAAACTATTCAGGTTGATACAGAGTTTCTCCAGCCCATGGGACCTGACTCTCACCTTCTCAGTGAGGATAATTTGCCTGTTGCACCAGCAGATGTCCAGATTTCTGAGGAAAACACAGGTGAATCTGACCTTGAATATCCCATCATTGATGACTTCTATGATGAAGAGGATGTTGACAGCACTGACAGGCAGGTGGAGAGTGACACTGGTTCAATATCTGATGAGGACAcacagtcagagacagacaggagcgaCCTGCAGCCTGAAATAACTTCTGCTATAACAG TGGTGACAGCGATAGAGCAGCAAGACACATCAGAGGGCACCGAAGTGAAAGAAGACTTGCCAGAGGAGACACAAGAAAGTGATTCATCCCCAGAAGAAGACATCAGTGTAACAGCAGAGCCCATGTCAGACTTCATTCCTACTCCTCCGGCGAGTTTTGATGTGTCTGAGGTGCCCTCGCCCAGCCCAACTGTAGACTCTGGCCTCTTTGAGGTAGCAGAGCAATCTGTAATCCCCTCTTCTCCTGAGTCTTCTGAGAATGAGGGCATAGAgccagaggcagaggcagaggcagagatagAGCAGACTGAGCCAGCTGTGGTCATTATCGATGAAGACTTAGAGGCAGTGGAGCAAGCAGGTGAAAGTCCAACCAGCCCACCTGTCCCCAATGAGGACATCATTGACGGCACCGTACAAGACTTGGCGGCCGAGCTTGAACAATCGGCTGTAGTGACCACAGAGACAATTGACCTGCTGGACGAGGGCAGTGGTTACCCATTAGCAGATGAGGTAGACACATTCGGCGACGCCACAGCGCCACCTCCACTgaggtacctgaccacacccgCCATGACCACAGCCAGTCAAGGCAGGGAGCTGGTGGTGTTCTTCAGCCTACGGGTCACAAACATGAAATTCTCAGATGACCTGTTCAACAAGACCTCCTCCGAGTACAAGGGCCTGGAGAACACATTTATGAATGTG CTGCTGCCGTTCCTCCAGTCGAACCTGACCGGCTTCAAGAACCTGGAGATTCTCAACTTCAGGAAGGGCAGCGTGGTCGTCAACAGCAAGCTGAAGTTTTCCAAGTCGGTGCCGTACAACATCACCGAGGCCGTGCACTGCGTCCTGGAGAAGTTCTGCTCCGCGGCGGCCAAGAACCTGCACATCGAGATCGACACTCACTCCCTGGACGTTGAACCAG ctGATCAGGCCGACGCCTGCAAGTTCTCGGCCTGCGACGAGTTTTCTCGCTGCGCCGTGAACCGCCGGACCAACGaggccaagtgtgtgtgcaagccgGGCTACGTGTCGGTGGCCGGCTCGCCCtgtcggagtgtgtgtgtcgtccAGCCAGACTACTGCAATGGAGGGAAGTGTGAGATCGTGCCTGGCCATGGAGCAGTGTGCAG ATACAAGGACAGCTATTCCCTACCAGGCCTGGCCAGTTAA